The following is a genomic window from Deltaproteobacteria bacterium.
CGCGCGCTGGTGAAGTACCTCGACCACGTCTCCGACGACGAGATTGTCTCGCTCAACATCCCCACGGCCATGCCGCTGGTGTACGAGCTCGACGGCGATTTGCGCGCCACGAACCGCTACTACCTCGGCGATCCCGACGAGGTCGCCAAGGCCATGGCGCAGGTCGCCGCGCAGGGCAAGGCCAAATAGCGGTCAGTGGAAATCCCGACTGCGTTTGCGCGTCGGGGTGAAGATCTCCGGCGTCCAGAACTCGTCGGCGACGAGGTGCACCACGCTCTGCTCGGAGTGCAGCAGGCCGGCGACGCCGAGAAACGGCGCGGTCTTGATGAGCGCCGCGTGCCGCTCGAAGACGCTCGGCCGAATGATGAGATTGACGAAGCCCGTCTCGTCTTCGAGCGTCATGAACGTGGTTCCGCCCGCCGTGTCGGGCCGCTGCCGGCAGATCACCAGACCCGCGTAACGCACCCGCCGCCGGTTCGGCTTCGCGTTGACGATCGACGCCGGAAACAGGCCGAGCTCCCGCAGGCGCGGCCGCAGCGCGCCGAGCGGATGGCCGCGCGTGGACAGCGCCATCGCGCGGTAGTCCCAGTCGATCGTCTCGAGCGCATCGAGCGCGTGAAGATCCGGAGCTTCGTCGCGCTCGCGCAGGGCGAGCGGTTTGGATTCGGAACGCGAAAGGGCGAGCACATTCCACAGCGCCTCGCGCCGGTGCGCGGTGAGCGACTCGAACGCGCCGGCCTCGGCGAGCAGGCGAAACGTCCGCGCGTCGGGGCGCACCCGCGCGGCGAAATCGTCGAGCGAGGCAAAGGGCGCGCGCGCGCGTTCGGCGACGATCCGCTCGATCAGCGCCGCGGCGAGCCCCTTCACGAAACGCAGCCCCACGCGCACGGCGAAGTCCATCGGCGGCGGCCCGCCGGTCGATTCCTGCGTACAGGCGTCGTCGCTCGCCGCCACGTCGATGGGGCGGATCTCGACGCCGAGTCGCTTCGCGTCGTCGATGATGGTGGCCGCGGAGTAGAAGCCCATCGGCAGCGCGTTGAGCAGGCCGCAGGTGAACTCGACGGGGAAATTCTCCCGCATCCACGCGGTGGCGTAGCTGATGAGGGCGAAGCTCGCCGCGTGGGACTCGGGGAATCCGTACTCGCCGAAGCCGCGGATCTGCTCGAAGACACGCTCGGCGAACTCGGGCGTGATGCCCTTGGCCACCATGCGCGTCATGAGTTTTTCGCGGTGGCCCTCGAGCCGTCCGCTGCGTCGCCACGCGGCCATGTCGCGCCGAAGCTGATCGGCCTCGCCGGGGGTGTAGTCGGCGGCGACCACGGCGAGCTTCATGACCTGCTCCTGAAACAGCGGAACGCCGAGGGTTTTCCTGAGCACGGGCTCGAGACACGGATGCGGGAACTCCACCGGCTCCTCTCCCGCGCGCCGACGCAGGTAGGGGTGCACCATGCCGCCGCTGATGGGGCCCGGCCGCACGATCGCCACCTCGATGACGAGATCGTAGAAATTCCGCGGACGCAGGCGGGGCAGCATCGCCATCTGGGCGCGGCTCTCGATCTGGAACACCCCCACCGTGTCGGCGCGGTCGATCCGGTCGAAGGTCCGCGCGTCGTCCGGCGGAATCGTCGCCATGCCCAGGTCCACGTCGCGGTGCGCTTTCAGCAGCCGGAACGCGTGGTCGAGGTGCGTGAGTGCGCCGAGCCCGAGCAGATCGACCTTGAACAGACCGAGGCTCTCCACGTCTTCCTTGTCCCACTGGATGACCGTGCGATCCTCCATCGACGCGTTTTCGATGGGGACCAGATCGTGCACCGGTTCGTGACCGAGCAGGAACCCGCCTGGGTGGATCGACAGGTGGCGCGGGAAATCCAGGATCTCGTTCGCCAGCGCGATCGCCATCCGATGCGTCGGCGTTTCGGGGTCGAGCCCCGCCTGTACGAACGCCTGCGGCGCGACGCCGCCGCCCCAGTGCGACAGCAGCTTGGCCACGCGGTCGAGCGACACCTCGGCCATGCCCAGCGCCTTGCCCACGTCGCGCACCGCCGAACGCGGCCGGTAGCGGATGAAGTTGGCGACCATCGCCGCCCGGTCGCGACCGTAGCGGCCGTACACCCACTGGATCACCTCCTCGCGCCGGTCGTGCATGATGTCCAGGTCGATGTCGGGCGGCTCGTTGCGGTCCTCCGACAAAAAGCGCTCGAACAGCAGATCCATGCGCACCGGGTCAATGGCCGTGACGCCGAGACAGAAGCACACGGCGGAGTTCGCGGCCGAGCCCCGGCCCTGGCACAGGATCTCGTGCTCGCGGCAGAAGCGCACGATCTCCCACATCGTCAGGAAGTAGCCGCCGTAGTCGAGCTTTTCGATGACGCGCAGCTCCTTTTCGAGCTGACGCGCGACCTCGGGCGGCACATCGCCCCGGTAGCGGCCGCGCGCGCCCTCGAAGGTCAAATGGCGCAGCCACTCGTTTCCCGTCATGCCGTCGGGCAGGTTCTCGGACGGATACCGATAGCGCAGCTCGTCCATGCCGAACCCGCACCGGTCCGCCAGCTCGCGCGTGCGCCGGACCGCGTCCTCGTCGTCGGCGTAGAGGCGCCGGAATTCGAAGATCGAGTGCAGGGCGAATTCGTCGCTCGGCTTCGTGAGTCGGCCCGCTTCGTGAATCCGCACGCCGTGGCGCACGCACGTCAGCACGTCCTGCAACGGTCGCCGCGCGCGGTCGTGATAGAGCACCTCGGGCGCGGCGATCGTCGGCATTCCGTAGATGCGTGACCGCGTCCGGATCCGGCGCTCGCGCTCGGCTTCGTCGGGCAGTTGGTGGCGGTCCAGCACGGCGAAGACGCGGCCCGCGAAGGCGTCGCGCAACAGCCGCGCGACGGCCATCGGTTCCGCCGGATCGCCCAGACGGCTCCCCGCGCCGCCGCTCGGCGCGACACCGTATAGGGCGCACAGGCCCGTCGCGTGATCGGCGACCTCGGCCCACGACACGCGGCTCTCGCCCTTGGGGCAGCGCAGCCGTCCTTTCGTGAGGAGCCGGCACAGGTTCGCGTAGCCCTCGCGCGTTTCGCACAGCAGCACGATCGCGTCGCCGTCGTCCACGGTGATCTGCGCGCCGACGATCAGGTGCACGCCGAGTTCCCGCGCCCGCACGTGCGCGCGGACCACGCCGTACACGCCGTCGCGGTCGGTCAGGGCGATCGCCCGCAGCCCGAGCCGGTGCGCCTGCTCCACGAGTTCCTCGGGGTGCGACGCCCCTTCGAGGAACGAGAAGTGGCTCTTGCACCACAGCGCGGCGTGCGCGGGCGCGCCGGGCGTATGAATGCTGCGCGTGCTTGCGGACATCCCGACTCTCCGGGGCACCCCATCGGTTTCGCCGCGGCTACTCCACCAGCCCCTGACAGAACCACCGCTTCCGGACCTCGTCGAAATAGATCCACAGGTTCTGGCCGCTTTCGGTTTCGACATAGAAATACCGGCGTCGGATTTCCCGGTTCCACCATCCGCCGGAGACGGGGAAGGGGCCGCCCGCGTGGGCGGCGGGGTCGGCCGGCGATCCGCGCGTCGGCCATCCGATCACCGCGTGCGCCATCTCGCCGTCCAGCCGGAGCGGTTTCGCGAAAATCCGCCGGACCCGCCGCGGCGTGCGCACCGGGCGGGCGCGCGGCGAACGGCTCCGGTCCGCGCGCACCCACTCCCACTGCGCCTCGGGCAGGTGCCCTTCGCGCAGGCGCACGGTCCGTACCGCGTCCTCGCCGAGTTCCGCGCGGATGCGCGCCAGGGCCCGGTCGGCGGCGGCCGGATCGCGCCGGGGCTGGTGAAACAGGCTGAGCTGCTCGGTCGTGGCGACGCTCGGATGCGCGGTCAGGCGCATCTCCGACACCGGCGAGGTCCACGCGTGACCGGACCACTTGAGCTGCACGAGGTTCAGGATGACTTTGCGGTCGAGCGTCGGTTCCGCGGGCTCGATCGCGTGGCGCACGAAAGACAGATCCTCCAGGCGCAGCTCGAGGTCGAGCCGCGCGAGGGCGAGGTATTTTTCGGCGAGCAGGGCGGTGAGCACGGCGAGGCCCTGTTTCGCGACGAAGAGCAGGCGGTCGGCCTGCGCCTCGGGCGGGTCGATGTGCCGGTGCACGGTCAGGGGTTCGGGCGCCATCTCGGGGCGCAGCGGGGGGCGGTCTTTTTGTGCGCCTTCGCGGTGCAGGCGCAGCGTGGCGGGCGAAAAGCGCCGCGTCAGGCCGCTCTCGGGCAGGGCGAGGAACGCGCCCACGGTGTGCACGCCCAGGCGCGCCAGATGGTCGCGGTCTCCGGGCGGCAGATTCAGCCGGTCGAGCCCGATGCGCCCGAGGGCCTCGCGCT
Proteins encoded in this region:
- a CDS encoding DNA polymerase Y family protein; the protein is MARLACVDLPAFPLQVLLRRHPEWKDRPAVVVDHDKAQGRTLWANEAARQFGILPGMSYAQGLSLCAQLVAGVVSEPDIEAGLREALGILTTHSPRVEVVRDEPGVFFLDPTGLERLAPSASAWARGIRDDLAGAGLAASVVVGFSRFGAYAAARSFAHGTVFRSEADEREALGRIGLDRLNLPPGDRDHLARLGVHTVGAFLALPESGLTRRFSPATLRLHREGAQKDRPPLRPEMAPEPLTVHRHIDPPEAQADRLLFVAKQGLAVLTALLAEKYLALARLDLELRLEDLSFVRHAIEPAEPTLDRKVILNLVQLKWSGHAWTSPVSEMRLTAHPSVATTEQLSLFHQPRRDPAAADRALARIRAELGEDAVRTVRLREGHLPEAQWEWVRADRSRSPRARPVRTPRRVRRIFAKPLRLDGEMAHAVIGWPTRGSPADPAAHAGGPFPVSGGWWNREIRRRYFYVETESGQNLWIYFDEVRKRWFCQGLVE
- a CDS encoding error-prone DNA polymerase, which gives rise to MSASTRSIHTPGAPAHAALWCKSHFSFLEGASHPEELVEQAHRLGLRAIALTDRDGVYGVVRAHVRARELGVHLIVGAQITVDDGDAIVLLCETREGYANLCRLLTKGRLRCPKGESRVSWAEVADHATGLCALYGVAPSGGAGSRLGDPAEPMAVARLLRDAFAGRVFAVLDRHQLPDEAERERRIRTRSRIYGMPTIAAPEVLYHDRARRPLQDVLTCVRHGVRIHEAGRLTKPSDEFALHSIFEFRRLYADDEDAVRRTRELADRCGFGMDELRYRYPSENLPDGMTGNEWLRHLTFEGARGRYRGDVPPEVARQLEKELRVIEKLDYGGYFLTMWEIVRFCREHEILCQGRGSAANSAVCFCLGVTAIDPVRMDLLFERFLSEDRNEPPDIDLDIMHDRREEVIQWVYGRYGRDRAAMVANFIRYRPRSAVRDVGKALGMAEVSLDRVAKLLSHWGGGVAPQAFVQAGLDPETPTHRMAIALANEILDFPRHLSIHPGGFLLGHEPVHDLVPIENASMEDRTVIQWDKEDVESLGLFKVDLLGLGALTHLDHAFRLLKAHRDVDLGMATIPPDDARTFDRIDRADTVGVFQIESRAQMAMLPRLRPRNFYDLVIEVAIVRPGPISGGMVHPYLRRRAGEEPVEFPHPCLEPVLRKTLGVPLFQEQVMKLAVVAADYTPGEADQLRRDMAAWRRSGRLEGHREKLMTRMVAKGITPEFAERVFEQIRGFGEYGFPESHAASFALISYATAWMRENFPVEFTCGLLNALPMGFYSAATIIDDAKRLGVEIRPIDVAASDDACTQESTGGPPPMDFAVRVGLRFVKGLAAALIERIVAERARAPFASLDDFAARVRPDARTFRLLAEAGAFESLTAHRREALWNVLALSRSESKPLALRERDEAPDLHALDALETIDWDYRAMALSTRGHPLGALRPRLRELGLFPASIVNAKPNRRRVRYAGLVICRQRPDTAGGTTFMTLEDETGFVNLIIRPSVFERHAALIKTAPFLGVAGLLHSEQSVVHLVADEFWTPEIFTPTRKRSRDFH